The nucleotide sequence CCTTCGTAGTGCTCCAGGGTTTGTTCGATCAACTGGCGTTCAACTTCCTCCAGTCGCATTCCGACCACCGACACATTGCCGGATGGCTGCAGCGAAATGGCTTCCTGATTGCCTTCCAGCAGCCAGGGGCGAATCTGATCGGCGGTCAGATCATGCCCGATCGTCAGCAGGGCGGCTCGCGTGACGATGTTTTCCAGTTCGCGAACGTTGCCTGGCCAGGTATGACTTTGCAGGACATCCATCGCCGAGTCCGCCACGGTCAACATCTCGCGACCAACCCGCTGAACGGCCGCCCCCAGGAAGTGGTCAACCAGTAACGGAATGTCTTCTGTACGATTGCGGAGCGGTGGCAATTCGATCGGAACGACATTCAAGCGATAGTAAAGGTCCTGTCGAAAACGATTCGCGGTGACTTCCGCCAGCAGATCACGGTTCGAGGTCGCCAGCACACGCACGTCCGCTTCGATCGTGGTGCTGCTGCCCACTTTCTCGAAACGTCGCTCCTGCAGCACTCGCAGCAACTTGGCTTGTAGCGGCAGGTCGATTTCGGTGATTTCGTCGAGCAGGATCGTTCCCTTGTCCGCCAACTCGAAACGACCGACCCGTGCATGATCGGCACTGGTGAACGCACCCCGTTCGTGCCCGAACAGTTCGCTTTCCATCAAGTGAGCCGACAGCACAGGGCAGTTCAAGCTGATCATCGCTTCGCGGCAACGACGGCTGGCCAGGTGAATCGAACGGGCGACCAGTTCTTTACCAGTGCCGCTTTCACCAGTTACCAACACGGTTTCGTCGGTCGGAGCGACCAAGGCAATGCGTTGCCGCAGCGTTCGCATGGCGGGACTGTCGCCGATCATGACGACACTGTCGCTCGTTCCGCCTGGAGGAATCGCCGTGGCACGGTCGCCACGCGTGGTCGATTCGATCGCTCGGCGGATGGCCGCTTCGAGCGGTTCCAACTGGACTGGCTTTTCCAGGTAATCGAGCGCGCCAAATCGCATCGCTTCGACAGCCGTATGAATGCTGGCATGCGCGGTGACCATGAC is from Bremerella sp. JC817 and encodes:
- a CDS encoding sigma-54 dependent transcriptional regulator, translating into MIDTTKNHSNNHSVLVVDDNPHSRESLCDAASIIGYQAVSCGSGREALDLLAKQSFDVVVTDLQMPGMDGLELVRQVRAQHEKTQLVMVTAHASIHTAVEAMRFGALDYLEKPVQLEPLEAAIRRAIESTTRGDRATAIPPGGTSDSVVMIGDSPAMRTLRQRIALVAPTDETVLVTGESGTGKELVARSIHLASRRCREAMISLNCPVLSAHLMESELFGHERGAFTSADHARVGRFELADKGTILLDEITEIDLPLQAKLLRVLQERRFEKVGSSTTIEADVRVLATSNRDLLAEVTANRFRQDLYYRLNVVPIELPPLRNRTEDIPLLVDHFLGAAVQRVGREMLTVADSAMDVLQSHTWPGNVRELENIVTRAALLTIGHDLTADQIRPWLLEGNQEAISLQPSGNVSVVGMRLEEVERQLIEQTLEHYEGHREKTAAALGISVRTLSNKLRSYGLAPRARTFAHV